From a region of the Campylobacter anatolicus genome:
- the ybeY gene encoding rRNA maturation RNase YbeY, which yields MIICDDKYPKILDKICEFLTPGDVELSFVNSNQMREINLRERGIDKTTDVLSFPFEFVMHTPLGCIVINLELVSQKATELGHSDSDEVALLFTHGLLHVLGYDHEKDDGQMREKECEVIENFNLPKSLIVRTEES from the coding sequence ATGATAATATGCGATGATAAATATCCTAAAATTTTAGATAAGATTTGTGAATTTTTGACTCCTGGCGATGTTGAACTTAGCTTTGTTAATAGCAATCAAATGCGTGAGATAAACCTGCGTGAACGTGGGATTGATAAGACAACGGATGTGCTTAGCTTTCCATTTGAGTTTGTTATGCACACCCCACTTGGCTGTATTGTGATAAATTTAGAGCTAGTCAGTCAAAAGGCTACTGAATTAGGACACTCAGATAGCGATGAAGTAGCACTTTTATTTACTCATGGGCTACTTCATGTGCTTGGATATGATCACGAGAAAGATGATGGGCAAATGCGTGAAAAGGAGTGCGAAGTGATAGAAAATTTTAACCTACCAAAAAGCTTGATCGTTCGTACAGAAGAGAGCTAA
- a CDS encoding 7-cyano-7-deazaguanine synthase — translation MKKAVCIMSGGMDSTLCATIAKHEGYEIVALHFDYNQRTMRREKVAFEQICDRLGITTKLNLDVSFIADIGGSSLTDMSIQVPKNGESLSELKNSNIKNDRENLSDTKNSNVQKDSQDVPNTYVPFRNGIFVSIATALAEKHGASAIFIGVVEEDGSGYPDCTASFISKINNAINVGTAKNTNIEIITPLINLNKSQIVARSLELGSPLELTWSCYENDDEACGMCDSCRLRLRGFKMANTQDPIRYKI, via the coding sequence ATGAAAAAAGCAGTATGTATAATGAGTGGCGGTATGGATAGTACACTTTGTGCCACTATCGCAAAGCATGAGGGATACGAGATTGTTGCACTTCATTTTGATTATAATCAACGCACAATGAGACGTGAAAAGGTTGCGTTTGAGCAAATTTGTGATAGGCTAGGCATCACTACAAAACTAAACCTAGATGTAAGTTTTATCGCTGATATAGGCGGTAGCTCTTTGACTGATATGAGTATACAAGTGCCTAAAAATGGAGAAAGTTTGAGTGAGCTTAAAAACTCAAATATTAAAAATGACAGAGAAAATTTAAGTGATACTAAAAACTCAAACGTTCAAAAAGATAGTCAAGATGTCCCAAACACATACGTGCCATTTCGTAATGGTATATTTGTCTCAATAGCCACTGCACTTGCCGAAAAGCATGGAGCTAGTGCGATATTTATCGGTGTGGTTGAAGAAGACGGTAGTGGTTATCCTGACTGCACGGCAAGTTTTATAAGTAAGATAAATAACGCGATAAATGTTGGAACTGCCAAAAATACAAATATTGAAATCATAACACCACTGATAAATTTAAATAAATCTCAAATCGTAGCTAGATCGCTTGAGCTTGGCTCGCCACTTGAGTTAACTTGGAGTTGCTATGAAAACGATGATGAGGCGTGTGGCATGTGCGATAGTTGTCGTCTGCGTCTGCGTGGATTTAAGATGGCTAATACACAAGATCCGATAAGATATAAAATTTAA
- the hcp gene encoding hydroxylamine reductase → MDKELKMFCHQCEMSADSGCGAKGQSRGTCGKSDTLARLQDTMVFGLKGLSAYRHHADELGADTSAVDRVIADTLYFTLTNSNFNFDEHIKQLLAVGGAGVEMMNILSEAHIAKFGLPTPVKVSQNKVEGRAILVSGHNLHALKMLLEATKDKGINIYTHSEMLPAHGYPKLRKYPHLKGNVGKAWFDQTKLFNEFKGAILMTTNCIVPLRSNCTYADRLFGYSIAGTDGIRHIENDDFTPLIECAISCGDVSGFESDETLVTGGHYKTILSLAPQILDAINTGKIRRFFVIAGCDAPGKGREYYRELAKSLPQDCVILTSSCGKFRFNDIDFGNVPGTELPRYIDLGQCNDSNGAVKIALALSEATGIAVNDLPISIVLMWMEQKAVIILLALFYLGMKNVNIGPTLPKFFNEEIINFLVEKFNVRLISGDAQADLRYFLG, encoded by the coding sequence ATGGATAAAGAGTTAAAGATGTTTTGTCATCAATGCGAGATGAGTGCCGATAGTGGCTGTGGTGCAAAGGGACAGAGTAGAGGCACTTGCGGAAAGAGCGATACGCTCGCACGTTTGCAAGATACGATGGTCTTTGGACTAAAAGGTCTTAGTGCGTATCGCCACCACGCTGATGAGCTTGGAGCCGACACAAGTGCGGTTGATCGTGTTATTGCCGATACGCTTTATTTTACGTTGACAAACTCAAATTTTAACTTTGATGAGCATATCAAGCAACTTTTAGCAGTCGGTGGTGCAGGCGTTGAGATGATGAATATATTAAGCGAGGCTCATATAGCTAAATTTGGTCTGCCAACGCCTGTAAAAGTGAGCCAAAATAAAGTTGAGGGTAGGGCTATACTAGTCAGCGGACACAATCTGCACGCACTTAAGATGTTGCTTGAGGCAACAAAAGACAAAGGTATAAACATCTACACTCACTCAGAGATGCTCCCAGCACACGGATATCCTAAACTACGCAAATATCCACACTTAAAGGGCAATGTAGGCAAGGCATGGTTTGATCAAACTAAGCTATTTAATGAGTTTAAGGGTGCGATACTGATGACTACAAACTGCATAGTTCCGCTTCGTTCAAATTGTACTTATGCCGATCGCTTATTTGGCTACTCTATTGCTGGGACTGACGGTATTAGACATATAGAAAATGACGACTTTACGCCACTTATTGAGTGTGCTATTTCTTGTGGTGATGTGAGTGGCTTTGAAAGTGATGAGACACTAGTAACTGGCGGTCATTATAAGACTATTTTAAGTTTAGCTCCGCAAATTTTAGATGCGATAAATACAGGTAAGATCCGACGATTTTTCGTTATAGCGGGGTGTGATGCACCAGGTAAAGGGCGTGAGTATTACCGAGAGTTAGCTAAAAGCCTACCACAAGACTGCGTGATACTCACATCAAGTTGTGGTAAATTTAGATTTAACGACATTGACTTTGGTAATGTCCCAGGTACTGAGCTACCACGCTACATAGACCTTGGTCAGTGCAACGACAGTAACGGAGCGGTTAAAATTGCTCTTGCACTAAGTGAAGCCACAGGTATAGCTGTCAATGATCTACCGATCTCTATCGTCTTAATGTGGATGGAGCAAAAGGCGGTCATTATACTTTTAGCATTGTTCTATCTTGGTATGAAAAATGTTAATATTGGACCAACTTTACCGAAGTTTTTTAACGAAGAGATTATAAATTTCTTAGTTGAAAAATTTAATGTGCGTCTCATAAGTGGCGATGCACAAGCTGATTTGAGGTACTTTTTGGGTTAG
- a CDS encoding ferrochelatase — protein sequence MTIENLIRLINGRIINKPSVSSVSDFVFEPKNIKRGYAFIATNADENDIKDAIKHGAYAIISEDELIPSDGEIAYIKVDSLQNALMRLMRFEATHKNLKFCSINAVQKAIIERMSLSKNAILMPSEIKELFYKIVKAKNGDIFFSNEVRVLQRITPLYDAVWTDTKAQAINPSSIFFTTIICDDVYYQNLNIPRVFMGMFCGLLHYFKQNNITFKLNDHRVFGHFEPIFIDKNFKPISFGSSFRALIIEKDEELFSIEAAYLYKNFSEDEVVLCLPRDSEIDASQAFRYDDLSEIKGLKGFRYALILCDKNEILSMLNQSKDQKKLFEF from the coding sequence ATGACGATAGAAAATTTAATAAGACTTATCAATGGACGCATCATAAACAAACCAAGCGTATCAAGTGTGAGCGATTTTGTTTTTGAACCAAAAAATATCAAACGTGGATATGCATTTATAGCAACAAACGCCGATGAAAATGATATAAAAGACGCTATAAAACATGGAGCTTACGCTATTATAAGTGAAGATGAGCTTATACCAAGTGATGGCGAGATCGCATATATAAAAGTTGACAGTCTACAAAATGCACTTATGCGACTTATGAGATTTGAAGCGACACATAAAAATTTAAAATTTTGTTCTATAAATGCTGTACAAAAAGCGATAATTGAACGTATGAGCCTAAGCAAAAACGCTATACTTATGCCAAGCGAGATTAAAGAGCTTTTTTATAAGATAGTAAAAGCTAAAAATGGAGATATATTTTTTAGTAACGAAGTGCGAGTATTACAACGTATAACGCCCCTTTATGATGCAGTTTGGACAGATACAAAGGCTCAAGCGATCAATCCAAGCTCAATATTTTTTACAACTATAATCTGTGATGATGTTTATTATCAAAATTTAAATATCCCGCGTGTTTTTATGGGTATGTTTTGTGGACTTTTGCACTACTTTAAACAAAATAATATCACTTTTAAGCTAAATGATCACCGAGTTTTTGGGCATTTTGAGCCGATATTTATAGATAAAAATTTCAAGCCCATAAGCTTTGGCAGCAGTTTTCGTGCTTTAATAATTGAAAAAGACGAGGAACTATTTAGCATAGAAGCGGCATATCTGTATAAAAATTTCAGCGAAGATGAAGTTGTTCTTTGCTTGCCACGAGATAGTGAAATAGACGCATCTCAAGCTTTTAGATATGATGATTTAAGTGAGATAAAGGGCCTTAAAGGTTTTAGATACGCACTCATTTTATGCGATAAAAATGAAATTTTATCTATGTTAAATCAAAGCAAAGATCAAAAAAAGCTGTTTGAGTTTTAA
- the metG gene encoding methionine--tRNA ligase, with the protein MKKKAYITTPIYYVNDVPHIGHAYTTIIADTLARFKRLQGYDTYFMTGTDEHGQKIEQAAKTRGKTPKEYADEISGKFRSLWDEFKISYDHFIRTTDAEHKLTSQNAFEKMYENGDIYKGEYEGYYCVSCETFFTSTQLLDDECCPDCGRKTSIVKEESYFFRLSKYQDALLKWYENNEQCIIPKGKKNEVISFVKSGLKDLSITRTSFDWGIKLPKNLNDPKHVMYVWLDALINYLTTLGYSRDNELMGYWENTTHIVGKDILRFHAIYWPAFLMSLGLPLPKHIAAHGWWTRNGEKMSKSKGNVVNPKEVADAYGLENFRYFMLREVPFGQDGDFSQKALIERINSELGNGLGNLLSRIIGMSGKYSEFKIDAQNTTKFYQAELNEAHEYLDLAVSNLEVLATNRYLEELWKVVSLANGVIAKYEPWAMIKQGKIDEANALVALCANLLAKISVLLSPAMPKTCDKIAQALGFEINEKVYQNLIIKNELINFVAKPTEPLFPRIENELLPHSSAIKESKKVEKEELKSEIISIDDFAKIVIKVGEVLECERVEGSEKLLKFKIDLGEAQPRQILSGIAKFYDPNELIGKQVCVLANLKERTMMKKYVSQGMILSAEDGSLTLLSTHSKVKNGAIVG; encoded by the coding sequence ATGAAAAAGAAAGCCTATATTACAACTCCGATTTATTATGTAAATGACGTGCCACATATCGGACACGCCTACACGACCATCATAGCTGACACTTTGGCTCGTTTTAAGCGTTTGCAAGGATATGACACTTACTTTATGACAGGCACCGATGAGCACGGACAAAAGATAGAGCAAGCCGCTAAAACACGCGGTAAAACACCCAAAGAGTATGCCGATGAGATAAGTGGTAAATTTCGTTCACTTTGGGATGAGTTTAAGATAAGCTACGATCATTTTATACGCACAACGGATGCAGAGCACAAGCTCACTTCACAAAATGCGTTTGAAAAAATGTATGAAAATGGCGATATCTACAAAGGCGAATACGAGGGATACTACTGCGTTAGCTGTGAAACATTTTTCACCTCAACGCAACTACTTGATGATGAGTGCTGTCCTGACTGTGGTCGTAAAACAAGCATAGTTAAAGAAGAAAGCTACTTTTTTAGACTATCAAAATACCAAGACGCACTACTAAAATGGTATGAAAATAATGAGCAATGCATAATCCCAAAAGGCAAAAAAAACGAGGTTATTAGCTTTGTAAAAAGTGGACTAAAAGATCTATCCATCACACGCACGAGCTTTGACTGGGGCATAAAACTGCCTAAAAATTTAAACGATCCAAAGCACGTGATGTATGTTTGGCTTGACGCACTCATTAACTACCTAACCACACTTGGATACTCACGTGACAATGAACTTATGGGATACTGGGAGAACACAACACATATCGTAGGCAAAGATATCTTGCGTTTTCATGCGATTTATTGGCCTGCGTTTTTGATGAGCCTTGGACTTCCTTTACCAAAACATATCGCCGCACACGGCTGGTGGACTAGAAACGGCGAAAAAATGAGTAAAAGCAAGGGAAACGTAGTCAATCCAAAAGAGGTTGCGGATGCCTATGGGCTTGAAAATTTTAGATATTTTATGCTTAGAGAAGTGCCATTTGGTCAAGACGGCGATTTTAGCCAAAAAGCTCTCATTGAGCGGATAAACTCAGAGCTTGGTAATGGGCTTGGTAACCTATTAAGCCGCATAATAGGAATGAGCGGCAAATATAGTGAGTTTAAGATAGACGCTCAAAATACAACTAAATTTTATCAAGCCGAGCTAAATGAAGCACACGAATATCTTGACTTAGCTGTATCAAATTTAGAAGTACTGGCGACAAATCGCTATTTAGAGGAACTTTGGAAAGTCGTATCTTTGGCAAATGGCGTAATCGCCAAATACGAGCCGTGGGCGATGATAAAACAAGGTAAAATAGACGAAGCAAACGCTCTTGTGGCACTTTGTGCAAATTTATTAGCAAAAATTTCTGTGCTATTAAGCCCAGCTATGCCAAAGACTTGTGATAAAATAGCACAGGCTCTAGGCTTTGAGATAAACGAGAAAGTATATCAAAATCTAATAATAAAAAATGAGCTTATAAATTTTGTAGCAAAGCCGACAGAACCACTATTTCCACGCATAGAAAATGAACTTTTACCACACTCTAGTGCCATAAAAGAGTCAAAAAAAGTAGAGAAAGAGGAACTAAAAAGTGAGATAATCTCAATTGATGACTTTGCTAAAATCGTTATCAAAGTAGGCGAAGTACTTGAGTGTGAAAGAGTTGAGGGCAGTGAAAAGTTGCTTAAATTTAAGATAGACTTAGGAGAGGCTCAACCACGCCAAATTCTATCTGGTATCGCTAAATTTTATGATCCAAATGAGCTAATCGGCAAACAAGTCTGTGTTTTAGCAAATTTAAAAGAGCGAACAATGATGAAAAAATACGTATCACAAGGGATGATATTAAGTGCTGAAGATGGCTCTCTTACGTTGCTTAGCACTCATTCAAAGGTCAAAAATGGGGCAATAGTCGGCTAA
- a CDS encoding class 1 fructose-bisphosphatase has protein sequence MKELEQIFNAIKDVAKQISETIKYADLGYTTHENATGDTQLKLDVLSDEIITAKFKELECVKALVSEEKDEILNLNKNAKYLIAYDPLDGSSLVDVNFAVGSIFGIYENELKPQNLIAAAYSIYGPRVELVISDKKGVKPKFYRLDRNGEFKLIKELELKQKGKLNATGATQSGWSETHCKFIKSLFDEGYRLRYSGAMVSDLHQILLKGGGLFSYPATSDHPYGKLRVLFEVLPFAFIYENAGGATSDGVSKSLFDITITKIHQSTPCFFGSSYEIKTLHKFYGQA, from the coding sequence ATGAAAGAGTTAGAACAAATTTTTAACGCGATAAAAGATGTCGCAAAACAGATAAGCGAAACTATAAAATACGCCGACTTAGGCTACACAACGCACGAAAATGCTACTGGTGACACTCAGTTAAAACTTGATGTGCTTAGTGATGAGATAATAACGGCCAAATTTAAAGAGCTAGAGTGTGTAAAAGCCCTAGTCAGCGAAGAAAAAGATGAAATTTTAAATTTAAACAAAAATGCAAAATACCTTATCGCTTACGACCCGCTTGACGGCTCAAGCTTAGTTGATGTAAACTTCGCAGTCGGCTCGATCTTTGGTATATATGAAAACGAGTTAAAGCCACAAAATTTAATAGCTGCAGCTTATAGCATATATGGACCACGAGTTGAGCTAGTTATAAGCGATAAAAAGGGAGTAAAGCCTAAATTTTACCGCCTTGATAGAAATGGCGAGTTTAAGCTTATAAAGGAGCTTGAATTAAAGCAAAAAGGTAAGCTAAACGCCACAGGTGCGACACAAAGTGGCTGGAGCGAAACTCACTGCAAATTTATAAAATCACTCTTTGACGAAGGATATCGCCTTCGCTACTCTGGTGCAATGGTAAGCGACCTGCATCAAATTTTACTCAAAGGCGGTGGACTATTTAGCTACCCAGCCACAAGCGATCATCCATATGGCAAACTTAGAGTGTTGTTTGAAGTATTACCGTTCGCATTTATCTACGAAAACGCTGGTGGAGCTACAAGTGATGGCGTTAGTAAGAGCCTTTTTGATATCACTATTACCAAAATTCACCAAAGCACTCCCTGCTTTTTTGGCTCAAGCTACGAGATAAAAACACTTCATAAATTTTACGGACAAGCTTAA
- the mobB gene encoding molybdopterin-guanine dinucleotide biosynthesis protein B, with translation MKRLAIAFSGPSNSGKTTLILKVLEKFIADGLKVVIIKHDPGDKARFDVQGKDSYRFAQSGADVVVLSPTRTTFFSQTSSELDEVIRMIGEFDLLLVEGLKTLPLPRLSVFKDEIDESYLSFSDAIATYKDSVPYNITNINLDDINAICAWILQNAKAV, from the coding sequence ATGAAGCGATTAGCCATAGCGTTTTCTGGTCCATCAAATAGTGGTAAAACTACTCTTATACTAAAAGTTTTGGAAAAATTTATAGCAGATGGACTTAAAGTGGTGATCATTAAACACGATCCGGGCGATAAAGCGAGATTTGACGTGCAAGGCAAAGATAGCTACCGCTTTGCTCAAAGTGGTGCAGATGTAGTCGTGCTAAGTCCGACTAGAACGACATTTTTCTCACAAACTAGCTCAGAATTAGACGAGGTTATAAGAATGATCGGAGAGTTTGATCTACTTTTGGTTGAGGGGCTTAAAACCTTGCCACTACCGCGACTAAGTGTATTTAAAGATGAGATAGATGAGAGCTATTTGAGCTTTTCAGACGCTATAGCCACATATAAAGATAGTGTGCCATATAATATAACAAATATAAATTTAGATGATATAAACGCAATTTGTGCGTGGATACTTCAAAATGCAAAGGCTGTATAA
- a CDS encoding lytic transglycosylase domain-containing protein, giving the protein MSLRLFSFLMLICIGACGKILSFDELKDKPSGLAKDYYINRLINETSPTKAQVQELSKDVFRRAGAVQSSIDKILPPKPHPSLCPKVTVANILDANTTCQNTITTISFSLKLTADVRAKLAEKLTISHPAKAKMLLSLNSENPAIVFANNGETDKFLALFNASSTIQKEKFFATDFSGEFMDKLYSQKGFTTFLNKIVINKSNTKFRQNLLKISPLITSENDAFILGINAITLLKESRAAEFFKRAKETYKRQFYIDNATFWLYLINKDESFLNELANSTDINIYSLFAKDFVHSKPFEIIVPNPTEENVRDFDITDPFLWQKTAENIKNLTPEQAKVQAKKFYAKDSIGIYVYFMQRATEYKNHYFIMPVSPELRGLNPHRSSLIFALARQESLFLPSVISTSYALGTMQFMPFLANAIGKKELKIPNFDQDDMFKPEIAYKFANHHLNYLEKFLQHPLFVAYAYNGGIGFTKKMLLRDDMFRDGKFEPFLSMELVPLSESRLYGKKVLANYVIYRSLTRSNIKISQLFETLTIPALTDKFRK; this is encoded by the coding sequence ATGTCGCTGCGTCTATTTAGTTTTTTAATGCTCATTTGCATTGGTGCTTGCGGAAAAATTTTAAGCTTCGATGAGTTAAAGGACAAACCAAGCGGACTTGCAAAGGATTATTATATCAACCGCTTGATAAATGAAACAAGTCCTACTAAAGCACAAGTGCAAGAGCTAAGCAAAGATGTCTTTCGCCGTGCTGGGGCAGTGCAAAGTTCAATAGATAAAATTCTACCGCCAAAGCCACACCCTAGCCTTTGCCCAAAGGTAACTGTAGCAAATATCTTAGATGCAAATACAACTTGCCAAAACACCATAACCACGATAAGCTTTAGCTTAAAACTAACCGCTGATGTAAGAGCCAAACTAGCTGAAAAACTAACCATTTCGCACCCAGCTAAAGCAAAAATGCTTTTAAGCTTAAATAGTGAAAATCCTGCAATAGTCTTTGCTAATAACGGCGAAACGGATAAATTTTTAGCCCTTTTTAATGCAAGCTCTACCATACAAAAAGAAAAATTTTTTGCCACTGATTTTAGTGGCGAGTTTATGGATAAATTGTATTCACAAAAAGGATTTACAACTTTTTTAAACAAGATAGTTATAAATAAAAGCAACACTAAATTTAGACAAAATTTACTTAAAATTTCTCCACTTATAACTAGTGAAAACGATGCTTTTATACTTGGCATAAACGCTATTACGCTGCTTAAAGAGAGTCGTGCAGCTGAGTTTTTCAAACGTGCAAAAGAGACTTATAAAAGGCAGTTTTATATTGATAATGCGACATTTTGGCTATATCTAATAAACAAAGATGAATCATTTTTAAACGAACTTGCAAACAGCACAGATATAAATATCTACTCGCTTTTTGCCAAAGATTTTGTCCACTCCAAACCATTTGAGATAATAGTGCCAAATCCAACCGAAGAAAATGTAAGGGATTTTGACATCACAGATCCTTTTTTATGGCAAAAGACCGCCGAAAATATCAAAAATTTAACCCCAGAACAAGCAAAAGTACAAGCTAAAAAATTTTACGCAAAAGATAGTATAGGGATATATGTCTATTTTATGCAAAGAGCAACTGAGTATAAAAACCACTACTTCATCATGCCAGTTTCGCCTGAGCTTAGAGGACTTAACCCGCATAGAAGTTCGCTTATTTTTGCTTTAGCTAGGCAGGAGAGTCTATTTTTACCAAGCGTTATCTCAACATCTTATGCACTTGGGACTATGCAGTTTATGCCGTTTTTAGCTAATGCTATCGGCAAAAAGGAGCTTAAAATCCCAAATTTTGACCAAGATGATATGTTTAAGCCAGAGATTGCTTATAAATTTGCAAATCACCATTTAAATTATTTGGAGAAATTTCTACAACACCCACTATTTGTTGCATACGCATACAATGGTGGTATCGGTTTTACAAAAAAGATGTTACTTCGTGATGATATGTTTAGAGATGGCAAGTTTGAGCCATTTTTGTCGATGGAGCTAGTGCCACTTAGCGAAAGCCGACTATACGGCAAAAAAGTCCTCGCAAACTACGTTATTTATCGCTCTCTTACTCGTTCCAATATAAAGATTTCGCAACTTTTTGAAACTCTAACAATACCTGCTTTGACGGACAAGTTTCGCAAGTAA
- a CDS encoding YggT family protein, whose product MIISTFIAAVANILSTVIHIYIWIIIIAALISWVRPDPYNPIVQLLQRLTEPAYAFIRRFIPTTFNGIDLAPIIVLLALQFFDLFIIRLLLNVAASI is encoded by the coding sequence ATGATAATTTCAACATTCATAGCAGCCGTTGCAAACATACTTAGCACAGTCATTCATATCTACATCTGGATTATCATCATAGCAGCACTCATTAGTTGGGTCAGACCAGACCCATACAATCCTATAGTGCAACTTTTACAAAGACTAACAGAACCAGCATATGCCTTTATCAGACGATTTATACCGACTACCTTTAATGGTATAGACCTAGCCCCTATAATCGTGCTGCTCGCACTTCAATTTTTTGACCTATTTATCATCAGGCTTTTACTAAATGTCGCTGCGTCTATTTAG
- the gltX gene encoding glutamate--tRNA ligase: MYRFAPSPTGDMHIGNLRAAIFNYICSLQDKSGFILRIEDTDKERNIDGKEKDILEILSRFGITPQQIYIQSENLKFHRQLASKLLIDKKAFACFCTEEELESKKQKAKDQGVAYRYDGTCEHLSDAEVLSNKKPFVIRMKKPEHTMSFTDTIKGELSFEPDSVDSFVIMRADKTPTYNFACAVDDMLEGVTFVIRGEDHVSNTPKQDLIRAGLGYTDTMHYAHLPILLNSEGKKMSKRDNASSVKWLFEQGFLPEAIANYLILLGNKTPSEIFTINEAVQWFDISKISRSPAKFDIAKLEQLNREHIRLASDERVCELFNVSKERVNLVKFYTQESSLIPEIKEKVAKIYSTKTAPDEYKNEFETIKKAALNLKKGESYEEFKKELMSVTGLKGKNFFMPLRQLLTGDLHGPELSELYPLIKDDLDKIII, translated from the coding sequence ATGTATCGTTTTGCACCGTCCCCAACGGGAGATATGCATATAGGCAACCTACGTGCCGCAATATTTAACTACATCTGCTCACTTCAAGACAAAAGTGGCTTTATACTTCGTATAGAAGACACCGATAAAGAGCGAAATATAGATGGTAAAGAAAAAGATATCTTAGAAATTTTATCGCGTTTTGGTATCACTCCACAGCAAATTTATATCCAAAGTGAAAATCTTAAATTTCACCGTCAACTTGCCTCAAAACTTTTAATCGATAAAAAAGCATTTGCATGTTTTTGCACCGAAGAGGAGCTAGAAAGCAAAAAGCAAAAAGCAAAAGATCAAGGCGTGGCATACCGATATGATGGTACTTGTGAACATTTAAGTGATGCAGAAGTTTTATCAAACAAAAAACCATTTGTCATACGTATGAAAAAGCCAGAACACACTATGAGCTTTACTGACACTATCAAAGGCGAACTTAGTTTTGAGCCTGATTCGGTCGATAGCTTTGTCATTATGAGAGCAGACAAGACACCAACATACAACTTCGCTTGTGCAGTTGATGATATGCTTGAAGGTGTTACTTTTGTCATACGTGGCGAAGATCACGTAAGCAACACGCCAAAACAAGACTTGATACGTGCTGGACTTGGCTACACTGACACTATGCACTACGCTCATTTACCGATACTGCTAAACTCAGAAGGTAAAAAGATGAGTAAGCGAGATAACGCAAGTAGTGTAAAATGGCTATTTGAACAAGGATTTTTACCTGAAGCGATAGCAAACTACCTTATACTTCTTGGTAACAAAACACCGAGTGAAATTTTTACTATAAATGAAGCTGTCCAGTGGTTTGACATAAGCAAAATTTCACGATCGCCAGCTAAATTTGACATAGCAAAGTTAGAACAACTAAATAGAGAACACATCCGTCTAGCTAGTGACGAGCGAGTGTGCGAACTATTTAATGTCAGTAAAGAGCGAGTAAACTTAGTCAAATTTTACACTCAAGAAAGCTCACTTATCCCTGAAATAAAAGAAAAAGTAGCTAAAATTTATAGCACCAAAACAGCACCAGATGAGTATAAAAACGAATTCGAAACTATAAAAAAAGCGGCTTTAAATTTAAAAAAAGGCGAGAGTTACGAAGAGTTTAAAAAAGAGCTTATGAGCGTGACTGGTTTAAAAGGTAAAAATTTCTTTATGCCCCTTAGACAGCTACTAACAGGCGATCTACATGGGCCTGAGCTAAGTGAGCTATACCCACTCATCAAAGACGATCTAGATAAGATCATTATATAA
- the mscL gene encoding large-conductance mechanosensitive channel protein MscL: MSFISEFKEFAMKGNVIDMAVGVVIGGAFGKIVSSLVGDVIMPIVGVITGGVNFTDLKVVLKDAVGEVPAVTINYGSFIQTMVDFLIIAFCIFCVIKALNSLKRKQEKLPAEPEAPAADIALLTEIRDLLKK, translated from the coding sequence ATGAGTTTTATCAGCGAATTCAAAGAATTTGCAATGAAGGGCAATGTCATAGATATGGCTGTGGGTGTCGTTATCGGCGGTGCTTTTGGCAAGATAGTTTCATCGCTCGTTGGTGATGTTATTATGCCAATCGTAGGCGTCATAACCGGAGGTGTAAATTTTACAGACTTAAAAGTGGTGTTAAAAGATGCAGTTGGCGAAGTACCAGCGGTTACTATAAATTACGGCAGTTTTATACAAACTATGGTTGATTTTTTAATCATCGCATTTTGTATATTCTGTGTTATTAAAGCACTAAATTCGTTAAAACGCAAACAAGAAAAGCTCCCTGCTGAGCCAGAAGCACCAGCAGCTGATATCGCACTTTTAACAGAGATAAGGGACCTTCTTAAAAAATAA